In Candidatus Dadabacteria bacterium, the DNA window GTATTTGTTGAGTACAGAGAAGGTGGGAATCTTCTCGCTGAAACGTCTTGCGTTGTTTTTCCATACGGCTTCGTATATGCAGTTGTGAAAGTAGTAGAATTCAAGGTGCTTGAACTCATGCTTGGCGGCAGAGAAAAGCCTTGAGCAAAGCTCGACATGATCTTCCATTGAACCTCCGACGTCAAAGAACATAAGAACCTTGACGTTGTTCTTGCGTGAGGGAACAAACTCAAGGTCAAGCAGCCCCGCGTTTTTCGAAGTCCTGTCGATCGTCTTTTCAATGTCAAGCTCCTCCCCTATCCCCTCTCTCGTAAGAACCCTGAGCTTTCTAAGGGCCATTTTCATGTTCCTGACGTTTAATTCCACCGAATCGTCAAGATCGCGAAACTCTCTTTTGTCCCACACCTTGACGGCCCGCCTCTGCCTGCCTCCGTCCTGCCCTATTCGAACGCCGGCGGGGTTGTAACCGTATGCACCATAGGGAGAAGTGCCGCCCGTGCCTATCCATCTGTTCCCGCCTTGGTGGCGTTTTTTCTGCTTCTCGAAAATCTCCCTCAATCTCTCCATCAATTCTTCAAGCCCGCCCATGGAACGGATCATCTGCTTATCTTCTTCGGAGAGGACGTTCTCAAAATTTTTGCGTAGCCACTCAAGCGGAATCTGCATGAACTGCTCGGTATCGGCGAGCTGAGCCCCTTTGAAGTAAGCGGAAAAAAGCCTGTCGAATCTGTCCAGATGCCGCTCGTCTTTCACCATTACGCAGCGGCTTAGATAGTAAAAATCGGTCGGGTCGTAACCGATCACGTCGCGGTCAAGGGCTTCGAGAAAAGTAAGATACTCTTTTAGGGTGACGGGAAATCCGTCGTTTTTAAGCAGCAGGAAGAAATCAAGAAACATGAACTTACCCCTCCCTTACCTTCTGAATCTTCGCCTAATCGCCTCGAGCATCTCGTAGTCCGCCTCGTTCTTGATAAGTGCACCCGAGTAAGGGGGAAGGCTCTCTTCAATATCCACTCCCGGGAGTTCCCCAGCGGCCACGCGGTCGGCCGCAAGCAGTTTTATCCA includes these proteins:
- a CDS encoding VWA domain-containing protein: MFLDFFLLLKNDGFPVTLKEYLTFLEALDRDVIGYDPTDFYYLSRCVMVKDERHLDRFDRLFSAYFKGAQLADTEQFMQIPLEWLRKNFENVLSEEDKQMIRSMGGLEELMERLREIFEKQKKRHQGGNRWIGTGGTSPYGAYGYNPAGVRIGQDGGRQRRAVKVWDKREFRDLDDSVELNVRNMKMALRKLRVLTREGIGEELDIEKTIDRTSKNAGLLDLEFVPSRKNNVKVLMFFDVGGSMEDHVELCSRLFSAAKHEFKHLEFYYFHNCIYEAVWKNNARRFSEKIPTFSVLNKYNGDYKCVIVGDASMSPWELVYPNGSVEHNNDEPGLLWLNRIKAKYPFTVWLNPVPQDEWRWTESIGMLNDFYEGNMFPLTLSGIKDAILALKRRPGHHGASRLPA